One Paroedura picta isolate Pp20150507F chromosome 3, Ppicta_v3.0, whole genome shotgun sequence genomic window carries:
- the LOC143834498 gene encoding olfactory receptor 2T11-like, with product MSYDRYVAICRPLQYPVLMRRMICLVMTVGIWSSSVLMVVVIALYVLFLPYCGSNVIDHFVCEFPALLKLSCADPSTLEKLVYVDNVIVFLLPMSVIASSYISILVQILSRRSTEGKQKALGTCLSHLCVVGIFYGAGMLTYTTPVHSYSAERSMIYSVCITVVPPMLNPFIYSLRNRDVLAAARKLFWKCPSQK from the coding sequence ATGTCATATGACAGGTACGTGGCCATTTGCAGACCCTTGCAATACCCAGTCCTCATGAGAAGAATGATCTGCCTTGTCATGACAGTAGGAATCTGGTCTTCATCAGTACTTATGGTAGTGGTCATAGCCCTTTATGTACTGTTTCTGCCTTACTGTGGATCGAATGTGATCGACCATTTTGTCTGTGAGTTCCCAGCTCTGCTGAAATTATCTTGTGCTGACCCTTCCACCCTTGAAAAATTGGTATATGTTGATAATGTAATAGTATTTCTCCTCCCGATGTCAGTCATTGCTTCCTCTTACATATCCATCCTTGTGCAGATTTTGAGCAGACGCTCGACTGAAGGCAAGCAGAAGGCCTTGGGGACCTGCTTATCTCACTTGTGTGTGGTTGGTATCTTCTACGGGGCAGGCATGCTTACATACACAACTCCAGTACATTCCTACTCTGCAGAGAGATCGATGATTTACTCCGTGTGCATCACTGTTGTCCCTCCAATGCTGAACCCTTTTATATACAGCCTGAGGAATCGGGATGTTCTAGCTGCAGCCAGAAAGCTCTTTTGGAAATGTCCATCTCAGAAATAA